One stretch of Emys orbicularis isolate rEmyOrb1 chromosome 7, rEmyOrb1.hap1, whole genome shotgun sequence DNA includes these proteins:
- the CAV3 gene encoding caveolin-3: MAEEQTGLEERIIIKDQHTKEIDLVNRDPKHINEDVIKVDFEDVIAEPAGTYSFDGVWKTSYTTFTVSKYWCYRLLSVVLGIPLAVIWGFLFALISFCHIWAVVPCIKSYVIEIQCVSRIYSLCIHTFCDPLCEALGKLFSSIKVALRKEI; encoded by the exons ATGGCAGAAGAGCAAACTGGACTTGAGGAGAGGATAATAATAAAGGACCAGCACACAAAGGAAATAGACCTGGTGAACAGAGATCCAAAGcacattaatgaagatgttataAAG GTGGATTTTGAAGATGTCATTGCTGAGCCAGCAGGTACATACAGTTTTGATGGAGTATGGAAAACCAGCTACACCACCTTCACGGTCAGCAAGTACTGGTGCTACCGGCTGCTTTCGGTTGTGTTGGGAATCCCTCTGGCAGTCATCTGGGGCTTCCTCTTTGCTTTAATCTCCTTTTGTCATATCTGGGCAGTAGTGCCCTGCATCAAAAGCTACGTGATTGAAATCCAGTGTGTCAGCAGAATTTACTCCCTGTGCATCCACACCTTCTGTGACCCACTGTGCGAGGCCCTGGGGAAGCTCTTTAGCAGCATCAAAGTTGCCCTACGCAAGGAAATCTAG